A stretch of Edaphobacter lichenicola DNA encodes these proteins:
- a CDS encoding catalase, whose product MTTDAGRPVGDNQNSITVGNRGPIVFEDYLLFEKMAHFNRERVPERVVHAKGSAAHGTFTCTNPDMAKYTTAKVFEKGKKTPTFLRFSTVGGEKGSADSERDPRGFALKFYTEEGNWDLVGNNTPVFFIRDPLKFSDFIHTQKRDPETNLKSPKMMWDFWSLSPESLHQVTILFSDRGTPDGYRHMNGYGSHTFSLINAKNELFYVKYHFKTKQGIKNFTREEADHMKSVDMDHSQSDLFSAIEKGDFPKWTVQIQIMPEAEAETYHINPFDLTKIWPHADYPMIEIGELELNRNPKNYFAEVEQAAFDPKNVAPGMGFSPDKMLQGRLISYPDAHRYRIGVNYNLLPINEAKCPYSTYNRDGSMRYGENGGSGPNYEPNSFGGPTQDKKYLERPVTYNTATVGRYDHREHDGDYYTQPGNLFRLMTPDAQERLCGNIAAGLGQVETRIQDLQINHFYKCDPKYGEGVAKAIGRKIEEIVKKEELVGA is encoded by the coding sequence ATGACTACCGATGCCGGACGACCGGTTGGCGATAACCAGAACTCGATCACGGTGGGTAATCGTGGACCGATCGTGTTTGAGGATTATTTGCTGTTTGAGAAGATGGCGCACTTCAACCGTGAGCGTGTTCCTGAGCGTGTGGTTCATGCGAAGGGTTCGGCGGCGCATGGCACCTTTACCTGTACTAATCCGGATATGGCGAAGTACACGACCGCCAAAGTATTTGAGAAGGGCAAGAAGACGCCGACGTTTCTGCGGTTTTCGACCGTTGGCGGCGAGAAGGGTTCGGCTGATTCTGAGCGCGATCCGCGTGGGTTTGCGCTGAAGTTCTATACGGAAGAGGGGAACTGGGACCTGGTGGGCAACAATACGCCGGTGTTCTTTATCCGCGACCCTTTGAAGTTTTCGGACTTCATTCATACGCAGAAGCGTGATCCGGAGACGAACCTGAAGTCGCCGAAGATGATGTGGGATTTCTGGTCGCTTTCGCCGGAGAGCCTGCACCAGGTGACGATTCTGTTCTCGGATCGCGGCACTCCCGATGGATATCGCCACATGAATGGGTATGGCAGCCACACGTTCTCGCTGATCAATGCGAAGAACGAGCTGTTCTATGTGAAGTACCACTTCAAGACGAAGCAGGGGATTAAGAACTTCACTCGCGAAGAGGCCGACCACATGAAGTCTGTGGACATGGATCACTCGCAGAGCGATCTCTTCAGCGCGATTGAGAAGGGCGACTTTCCAAAGTGGACGGTGCAGATCCAGATCATGCCGGAGGCTGAGGCGGAGACGTACCACATCAATCCGTTTGACCTGACGAAGATCTGGCCTCATGCGGATTATCCGATGATCGAGATCGGCGAGCTGGAGTTGAATCGCAACCCGAAGAATTACTTTGCTGAGGTTGAGCAGGCGGCGTTCGATCCGAAGAACGTTGCTCCGGGCATGGGTTTTTCGCCGGACAAGATGCTTCAGGGCCGATTGATCAGCTATCCGGATGCACACCGGTATCGCATCGGGGTGAACTATAACCTGCTTCCGATCAATGAGGCGAAGTGCCCCTACAGCACGTACAACCGTGATGGCAGCATGCGTTACGGAGAGAACGGTGGCAGTGGTCCGAACTACGAGCCGAACAGCTTTGGCGGACCGACGCAGGATAAGAAGTACCTTGAGCGTCCTGTGACGTACAACACGGCGACCGTGGGACGGTATGACCATCGCGAGCATGATGGCGACTACTACACGCAGCCGGGAAACTTGTTCCGTCTGATGACACCGGATGCGCAGGAGCGGCTGTGCGGGAATATCGCGGCCGGCCTGGGGCAGGTGGAGACGCGGATTCAGGACCTGCAGATCAATCACTTCTACAAGTGCGATCCGAAGTATGGCGAAGGCGTTGCCAAGGCTATCGGACGCAAGATTGAAGAGATTGTGAAGAAGGAAGAGCTGGTTGGTGCGTAA